The following coding sequences are from one Panthera leo isolate Ple1 chromosome E1, P.leo_Ple1_pat1.1, whole genome shotgun sequence window:
- the TOB1 gene encoding protein Tob1, translated as MQLEIQVALNFIISYLYNKLPRRRVNIFGEELERLLKKKYEGHWYPEKPYKGSGFRCIHIGEKVDPVIEQASKESGLDIDDVRGNLPQDLSVWIDPFEVSYQIGEKGPVKVLYVDDNNENGCELDKEIKNSFNPEAQVFMPISDPASSVSSSPSPPFGHSAAVSPTFMPRSTQPLTFTTATFAATKFGSTKMKNSGRSNKVARTSPINLGLNVNDLLKQKAVSSSMHSLYGLGLGSQQQPQQQQQPSQPPPPPPPPQQQQQQKASALSPNAKEFIFPNMQGQGSSTNGMFPGDSPLNLSPLQYSNAFDVFAAYGGLNEKSFVDGLNFSLNNMQYSNQQFQPVMAN; from the coding sequence ATGCAGCTTGAAATCCAAGTAGCACTAAATTTTATTATCTCGTATTTGTACAATAAGCTTCCCAGGAGACGTGTCAACATTTTTGGCGAAGAGCTTGAAAGACTTCTTAAGAAGAAATACGAAGGGCACTGGTATCCTGAAAAGCCATACAAAGGATCAGGGTTTAGATGTATACACATAGGGGAGAAAGTGGACCCAGTGATTGAACAAGCATCCAAAGAGAGTGGTTTGGACATTGATGATGTTCGTGGCAATCTGCCACAGGATCTTAGTGTTTGGATCGACCCGTTTGAGGTTTCCTACCAAATTGGTGAAAAGGGACCAGTGAAGGTGCTTTATGTggatgataataatgaaaatggaTGTGAGTTGGATAAGGAGATCAAAAACAGCTTTAACCCAGAGGCCCAGGTTTTTATGCCCATCAGTGACCCAGCCTCATCAGTGTCCAGCTCTCCGTCGCCTCCCTTTGGTCACTCTGCTGCTGTAAGCCCTACCTTCATGCCCCGGTCCACTCAGCCTTTAACCTTCACCACTGCCACTTTTGCTGCCACCAAGTTCGGCTCTACCAAAATGAAGAATAGCGGCCGCAGCAACAAGGTTGCACGTACTTCTCCTATCAACCTCGGCTTGAATGTGAACGACCTCTTGAAGCAGAAAGCCGTCTCTTCCTCAATGCACTCTCTGTACGGGCTTGGCCTGGGTAGCCAACAGCAGCCGCAGCAACAACAGCAGCCATCCCAGCCACCGCCGCCCCCACCGCCGccgcagcagcagcaacagcagaaagcctctgctctctctcctaatgccaaggaatttatttttcctaacatGCAGGGTCAAGGTAGTAGTACCAATGGAATGTTCCCAGGTGACAGCCCCCTTAACCTCAGTCCTCTCCAGTACAGTAATGCCTTTGATGTGTTTGCGGCCTACGGAGGCCTCAACGAGAAGTCTTTTGTCGACGGCTTGAATTTTAGCCTAAATAACATGCAGTATTCTAACCAGCAATTCCAGCCTGTCATGgctaactag